The following proteins come from a genomic window of Myxococcales bacterium:
- a CDS encoding carboxypeptidase regulatory-like domain-containing protein: MRSSGNDGFYEVAAEPGTYDLCTSFGRCERIVLRDGERLRADYELGVGPGWTVAQR, translated from the coding sequence ATTCGCAGCTCCGGCAACGACGGTTTCTACGAGGTCGCGGCCGAGCCGGGCACCTACGATCTCTGCACATCCTTCGGCCGCTGCGAACGCATCGTGCTGCGGGACGGAGAGAGACTTCGCGCCGACTACGAGCTGGGCGTCGGTCCCGGCTGGACCGTTGCGCAGCGATGA